From the genome of Haloplanus vescus:
TCGAACACCGGCCCGGCGTTCGGCCCGGCGGTCGGCGCGGGTGTCGTCTCGAAACTCCTCGCCGGCGTGCTCATGGCGATTTTCTTCTCCATCGGTGCGTGGACCATCGGTCGCCGCGTCGTGAACACGCTCGGCCGCGAGCTCGTGACCGACCCCGGCGTCTTCACCATCGAGACGAGTATCGTCGTCCTGTTTTTCATCGGCGGTGCGCTCTTCATCGGTAACTACGCCGGCGTCCCCGCCTCGACGTCGATGACGGCCGTCGGCGCCATCGCGGGCCTCGGCGTCGCCGCCGGCGAACTCAACTGGGTCGTCATGGGCGAAATCGCCGTCTGGTGGATCGTCGCCCCCCTCGTCGGCTTCTGGGTCTCCGGCGTCGTCGGCCGGTACTTCTACCCGACTATCAACCGATGGATCGCCATCGAGCGAAGCGACGGCGCACTGCTGACCGTCGACCGCTCGGGCGCGGTGCCCATGCCCCAGTCGGGACCCAACTCCACCCGCCGCGAAATCGTCGGGACGGTCGTCGTCATCAGTATCGGCTGTCTGATGGCCTTCTCGTCGGGCACCTCGAACATCGCCAACGCCATCGCGCCGCTCTACGGCGCCGGCGTCGACCTGAACCTGCTCATCCTCCTCGGGTGTGCCGCGGTCACCGTCGGCGCACTCACCATCGCCCGCCGCACGCTCGACACCCTCGGCAACGACATCACCGACCTCCCGCTCACCGCTGCCATCGTCGTCGCCGTCATCTCGTCGGGCATCGTCATCGGCCTCTCGGCCATCGGTATCCCCGCCTCCTTCGTCATCATCGCCACCATGTCCATCGTCGGTCTCGGATGGGGGCGCGCGACGCGCTCGATGACCGTCTCCGAGGGCGTGCGCGGCGAGAAATCGCCCAACGTCTCCGTCGGCGCGCTGACGGCCGACGAACCCGGCGAAGAGGCTCCGGACATCGGCGAAGAGGACCCCGAGGAGGTTCCGAGCGCCGCCGAACTGTTCAACCCCGAGACGACGGGCCGAGTCGTCCTGATGCAGAACGTCGTCCCCCTGCTCTCGACCATCGGCGCGTACGGCACCTTCCGCCTCCTCTTCGCGTTCGTCTGGTAAGAACGCAGGTCTTTACGCCGCTGGGTACCCGACACCCGATAATGAGCGCACAGGCTTCGGATATCAGTCGCTCGAAGGCGTGGCTGATGGCCGCGCGACCACAGACGCTCCCCGCCGCCGCCGCGCCCGTCGCCGTCGGCACCGGCCTGGCAGTCGGTCGCGGCGTCGAGCATCCACTCGCCGCCCTCGCTGCCTTCGTCGGCGCCGCCCTCATCCAGATTGGTACCAACTTCGCCAACGACTACTACGACGCCGTCAAGGGCGCCGACACCGACGAGCGCGAGGGGTTCACCCGTGTCACGCAGTCCGGCCTCATCCCGCCCGAGTCGGTGAAACGCGCCACCTACCTCACCTTCGCCGCCGCCGTCCTCGTCGGAACGACGCTCGTCTACGTCGGCGGCCTCCCCATCCTCCTCGTCGGCGTGCTATCCGTCGTCGCGGGACTGGCCTACACCGGCGGGCCCTATCCGCTCGGCTATCACGGCCTCGGCGACCTCTTCGTGTTCGTCTTCTTCGGCGTCATCGCCGTCACGGGGACGTACTACGTGCAGGCCGCGGCCGTCCTCGCCGACCCGCTCACGGTCTCGATACCGCCGGGGACGCTCCCGCCGATAGCCGTCGTCGCCAGCCTCCCCGTCGCCGCCATCTCGACGAACATCCTCGTCGTGAACAACGTCCGCGACTTGGAGACAGACGCCGAAACGGGCAAGCGAACCCTCGCGGTCCGCATCGGCTACCGCTGGAGTCGCGTCCAGTACGTCGCTCTCCTCGCGGTGGCGTATCTCGTCCCCGTCGCGCTCTGGGCCGTCGGCCCAGCCTCGCCAGTCGTCTGTCTCCCCCTCCTGACCGCGCCGCTCGCCGTCGCCGTGACGCGGACCGTCTGCACACGGACCGACGGCGACGCCCTCAACCCCGCGCTCGAACGCACCGGGAAACTGCTCGCCGCCCACGCCGGCCTGTTCGCCGTGGGGCTCGCGCTCGCGCTGTGAGACGCCGCTCGTTCAGCCTCGACCTCGAACGCCCGCTCGCGACGGCCCGCGGAACGATTCGACGACGCGAGGGCGAACTCCTCCGTCTCAACGCCGACGGCGTTCGCGGCGTCGGGGAAGCCACGCCGCTCCCGGGGTGGACCGAATCGCTCGACGCGTGTCGGGCGGCACTCGACCGGGTCGCCGACGCCCTCGACGACCCGAACGCGCTCCTCGACGACTCGCCAGCGGACCCGCTGGCGGCGGTTCCCATTTCCGACGCTCTCGACGACGCCCCTGCCGCGCGTCACGCCGTCGAGTGTGCCGCCCTCGACGCTCGCGGGCGACGCGATGGGTACTCCCTCGCGGCGCTCCTCGCGGACACGCCAGCCGCGAGCGTCCCCGTCAACGCGACGCTGGGCGACGCGGACGTGGACGCGACGGTCGCCGCCGCCGAAGACGCCGTCGCCGCCGGCTTCAGTTGCTTGAAAGTGAAAGTCGGCGTCGGCAAACTCGACCGCGACGCCGCCCGCCTCCGTGCCGTCAGAGAGGTGGTCGGGGACGGCGTCGCTCTCCGGGCGGACGCCAACGGCGCGTGGGACGCCGAGACGGCCCGTGAGGCAGTCGACGCGTTCTCGACCCTCGACCTCGACTACCTCGAACAACCACTCCCGGCGGCCGACATCTCGGGACACGCCGCCCTCCGCGGCCGCGGGGTCGACATCGCACTCGACGAGGCGTTGGCGACGGCGACGCCGCGGGCGGTGCTCGACGCCGACGCCGCGGACGTCCTCGTCTTGAAGCCGATGGCGCTCGGCGGGCCGGCGCGAACTCACGCCGTCGCGGAACGGGCGCGGGCGGCGGGCGTCGACCCCGTGGTGACGACCACCGTCGACGCCGCACCGGCACGGGCGGCGGCCGTCCACGTCGCCGCTGCGATTCCCGACGTGCGCCCCTGCGGACTGGCGACGGCCGACGCCCTCGCGACCGACCTCTGTCTCGACCCCGTTCCGGTCGTCGACGGGTGTGTCACCGTTCCCGAGGGTCCCGGCGTCGCCGGCGACGCCTTCGCGGACCTGGTCTGACCGGAGGCGATATAGGAATCCCGGCCCTTCGTCACCCGTGACGACTGGACGACTCCTCTACGTGCTCGCACTCGTCGCCGCGCTCGTGTTCTGCGCTGGATTCGCAGTTATCTGGGCGCTCTCGTACGGCCCGCTCTAGGCGTCGCCGTGCGAGACGCCACTCTGCCGGTCGGCGCGCAGGCGACGAATCGCCGCCACGGCGTTGCTCGCGTCGTAGCCGAAGTACACCGCGTCGGCGGACGCCTCGGCCACCTCCGTCGCCGTCACGAGGGCGTCCACGTCCACGTCGACGGCGTAGAGTTCGACGCCGAGGCGCACGTCGGCGTCGGCCAGTCGGCTCTCGAACCCCGTCGCGATGGTCTCCAGCCAGTAGGTCGTCCCGTAGGCGGTGTCGTAGAGGGGGACGACGAACTCGTCGGTGAGGGGCGCGAGGGCGTCGACGTCGACGCCGCTCCGCGTCCGAAGGTGGCCGGGATAGGGGTCGGGATAGAGGGTGAGATACAGGTCGCCGGGGACGCGTTCGCGGACGGCGGTCACGAAGTCGGTGACGACCGAGGCGCGCCAGTCCGCCCGGTCGTCGTACTCGCTCGCCTCGAACCGGCGGTCACAGCGGTCACAGCGACAGTAGCCGTCGCGCGGGAAGCCGATGTCGTCCAAGCGGAGGTCGGGGTTCTCCGCCACGCAGTCGTCGACGATTTCGAGCAGTCCCTCGCGGTAGCGGTCGTGTGTCGGGCAGACGTACGACCAGTCGAAGTACGGGCGCTCGCGGGTCGCGGGCCGTCCCTCGGC
Proteins encoded in this window:
- the menC gene encoding o-succinylbenzoate synthase encodes the protein MRRRSFSLDLERPLATARGTIRRREGELLRLNADGVRGVGEATPLPGWTESLDACRAALDRVADALDDPNALLDDSPADPLAAVPISDALDDAPAARHAVECAALDARGRRDGYSLAALLADTPAASVPVNATLGDADVDATVAAAEDAVAAGFSCLKVKVGVGKLDRDAARLRAVREVVGDGVALRADANGAWDAETAREAVDAFSTLDLDYLEQPLPAADISGHAALRGRGVDIALDEALATATPRAVLDADAADVLVLKPMALGGPARTHAVAERARAAGVDPVVTTTVDAAPARAAAVHVAAAIPDVRPCGLATADALATDLCLDPVPVVDGCVTVPEGPGVAGDAFADLV
- a CDS encoding inorganic phosphate transporter — its product is MIGGLLLLGFVVALFVGFNIGGSNTGPAFGPAVGAGVVSKLLAGVLMAIFFSIGAWTIGRRVVNTLGRELVTDPGVFTIETSIVVLFFIGGALFIGNYAGVPASTSMTAVGAIAGLGVAAGELNWVVMGEIAVWWIVAPLVGFWVSGVVGRYFYPTINRWIAIERSDGALLTVDRSGAVPMPQSGPNSTRREIVGTVVVISIGCLMAFSSGTSNIANAIAPLYGAGVDLNLLILLGCAAVTVGALTIARRTLDTLGNDITDLPLTAAIVVAVISSGIVIGLSAIGIPASFVIIATMSIVGLGWGRATRSMTVSEGVRGEKSPNVSVGALTADEPGEEAPDIGEEDPEEVPSAAELFNPETTGRVVLMQNVVPLLSTIGAYGTFRLLFAFVW
- a CDS encoding 1,4-dihydroxy-2-naphthoate polyprenyltransferase; its protein translation is MSAQASDISRSKAWLMAARPQTLPAAAAPVAVGTGLAVGRGVEHPLAALAAFVGAALIQIGTNFANDYYDAVKGADTDEREGFTRVTQSGLIPPESVKRATYLTFAAAVLVGTTLVYVGGLPILLVGVLSVVAGLAYTGGPYPLGYHGLGDLFVFVFFGVIAVTGTYYVQAAAVLADPLTVSIPPGTLPPIAVVASLPVAAISTNILVVNNVRDLETDAETGKRTLAVRIGYRWSRVQYVALLAVAYLVPVALWAVGPASPVVCLPLLTAPLAVAVTRTVCTRTDGDALNPALERTGKLLAAHAGLFAVGLALAL